A window of Pyrobaculum aerophilum str. IM2 contains these coding sequences:
- a CDS encoding GYD domain-containing protein, producing MYKNPLKIFSNIVWFVVLSKLTDEGAKTLKEKPERVKEVNKELESYGVRVVYQFVTFGEYDFVNIVEVDRPENLLRALIEINSRGSVRTTTLYAFPVDEAIKALKSQT from the coding sequence ATGTATAAAAATCCTTTAAAAATCTTTAGTAATATAGTATGGTTTGTTGTATTAAGCAAGTTAACCGACGAAGGGGCAAAGACTTTAAAAGAAAAACCGGAGAGAGTAAAGGAGGTTAATAAAGAGCTGGAGTCATATGGCGTTAGGGTAGTGTACCAATTCGTCACATTTGGCGAATACGACTTTGTGAATATTGTAGAAGTCGACAGGCCGGAGAACTTGCTAAGGGCCCTAATAGAGATAAATAGCCGGGGTTCTGTAAGAACCACAACGCTTTATGCATTTCCAGTTGATGAGGCAATAAAAGCCCTGAAGTCACAAACCTAA
- a CDS encoding DUF58 domain-containing protein codes for MARNMLTVAAVLLAAGLALGSPDAALLSLIPLFAYSLNAWMEPPKIAVFKRRVGSQVEIIIESDRKPGIIYIYEAAPINAPVRPLRRRVFKPPFRRILKIQYYMAEKSQPLPLVAESYNPAFTKRRTAVYTEEPRLDASPEPRGPGVEEFLEVRPYQPGDPVKLINWKAFAKTGELYVNTRIGPETRSAVVVVDARRLRSLVIAEAVRAAEILSEKGYDVVYYVLGHGLAPSLPRSFTPSCEGSPPCGDVTVYVGSLADVCLILKCKPAYYIDVAGVNSLVAVKRLKLYRELRAAGAEVLRGAEELRRAV; via the coding sequence TACCGCTCTTTGCCTACAGCCTCAATGCCTGGATGGAGCCGCCTAAAATCGCCGTATTTAAACGGCGGGTTGGGAGTCAAGTTGAGATAATTATTGAGTCCGACCGCAAGCCCGGGATCATTTATATATACGAGGCGGCGCCCATAAACGCGCCGGTGAGGCCCCTCCGCCGGAGAGTCTTCAAACCCCCCTTTAGGAGAATCTTGAAAATTCAGTACTACATGGCCGAAAAATCCCAGCCCCTCCCCCTTGTGGCGGAGTCTTACAACCCGGCGTTCACTAAGAGGAGAACAGCAGTTTATACAGAAGAGCCGCGCCTAGACGCAAGCCCGGAGCCTAGAGGGCCAGGGGTTGAGGAGTTCCTCGAGGTAAGGCCGTATCAGCCCGGCGATCCCGTGAAGTTAATTAACTGGAAGGCCTTTGCTAAGACGGGGGAGCTGTACGTAAACACACGCATCGGGCCTGAGACCAGGAGCGCTGTGGTGGTAGTTGACGCCAGGAGGTTGCGTAGCTTAGTAATCGCCGAGGCGGTGAGAGCGGCAGAGATACTTTCAGAGAAGGGATACGACGTGGTTTACTACGTGTTGGGACACGGGCTTGCCCCCTCATTGCCCCGCAGCTTTACGCCGTCTTGCGAGGGGTCGCCCCCTTGCGGCGACGTAACTGTATACGTAGGATCTCTGGCGGATGTGTGCCTTATACTCAAGTGCAAGCCCGCCTATTATATAGACGTGGCCGGGGTAAACAGCCTCGTGGCGGTTAAGAGGCTGAAGCTTTACAGAGAATTGAGGGCGGCCGGCGCGGAAGTCCTGCGGGGGGCTGAGGAGTTGCGGAGGGCCGTATGA
- a CDS encoding DUF86 domain-containing protein codes for MAKIKALLEYIVKLTAYLDDVVKRGYDLSNWDDLMRILHALQLQAQALIDMAQRAASLLGEPAQTYIEAGETLLRRGIFNAQDLALYRAVVGFRNVLVHGYASLDTDRVDEILKRGLYKNLLALAEKINSRLPDP; via the coding sequence ATGGCGAAGATAAAAGCCCTCTTAGAATATATAGTCAAGCTGACTGCGTATCTAGACGACGTAGTAAAAAGGGGGTACGACTTGTCTAATTGGGACGATTTAATGAGAATTCTCCACGCGCTTCAATTACAGGCACAAGCCCTCATTGACATGGCGCAGAGAGCCGCATCCCTTTTAGGAGAACCCGCCCAGACGTATATAGAAGCGGGAGAGACGTTATTAAGACGCGGCATTTTTAACGCCCAAGATCTCGCCCTTTACCGCGCCGTAGTTGGATTTAGAAATGTGCTAGTCCACGGCTACGCCTCGTTAGATACCGACAGAGTTGATGAAATACTAAAGAGGGGGCTTTATAAAAATTTGCTCGCGCTGGCGGAAAAAATAAATTCGCGCCTCCCAGATCCCTAA
- a CDS encoding FAD-binding oxidoreductase — MEVSFLRKNFGERFIEDPAAALLYVRDASFIEFTNAVLGVVFPENEEEVVELVKWAIKNKTPLYPQGSATSLSGNATATGKGLVVSFEKMTKVEIDPVDGVAVVGPGVKLEELNIELARHGLFFPVDPGSVKSATVGGAIANGAGGMRGAKYGTMKDWVLGLRVVTGRGDLLKLGCRTYKCRNGYDLVRLFVGSEGTLGLVTEATLKLAPMPESAVAVLVYYDELEALVEDVVRVRASRLWPLFAEFLDAPTSALVGLEERNALFLGVEVNAGAEDRVLKRIESLLRGGIAQRALGWEGAMKLLEPRRKLFYGQIASAQREGGTLVIEDVAVPISKLPEAVRGLKKIAEKNGVPLLLGGHIGDGNLHPATWYRREEGLGKVEKFLRDMAELVLKLNGTISAEHGIGTLKKELMAMEVGEEVLNYMKELKKVFDPHGILNPGKIL; from the coding sequence ATGGAAGTGTCTTTCCTCAGGAAAAACTTCGGCGAGCGTTTTATTGAGGACCCCGCGGCGGCTTTGCTTTACGTGCGGGACGCCTCTTTCATTGAGTTTACGAATGCGGTGTTAGGCGTCGTCTTCCCAGAGAACGAGGAGGAGGTAGTGGAGTTAGTGAAGTGGGCCATTAAGAACAAGACTCCCCTGTACCCACAGGGCAGCGCCACTAGCCTTTCGGGCAACGCGACGGCAACGGGCAAGGGCCTAGTGGTGAGTTTTGAGAAAATGACAAAAGTGGAAATAGACCCAGTGGACGGAGTGGCGGTAGTGGGCCCCGGAGTTAAGCTGGAGGAGTTAAACATAGAGCTGGCACGCCACGGCCTCTTCTTCCCAGTGGATCCCGGCTCTGTTAAGAGCGCCACGGTGGGAGGCGCTATTGCAAACGGCGCTGGGGGAATGAGGGGGGCTAAATACGGCACGATGAAAGACTGGGTCTTGGGGCTGAGGGTAGTGACGGGGAGGGGAGACCTCTTGAAATTGGGCTGCAGGACGTATAAATGTAGAAATGGGTACGACTTAGTTAGGCTATTTGTCGGCAGCGAGGGGACTCTGGGACTAGTGACCGAGGCGACGTTGAAACTAGCCCCAATGCCTGAGTCCGCTGTGGCTGTTCTCGTTTATTACGACGAATTGGAAGCCCTAGTAGAAGACGTAGTGAGAGTGAGGGCGAGTAGGCTGTGGCCTCTTTTCGCCGAGTTTCTCGACGCGCCTACCTCGGCCCTAGTGGGCCTTGAGGAAAGAAACGCCTTGTTCCTAGGCGTAGAGGTAAACGCCGGCGCAGAGGATAGAGTTTTAAAAAGGATTGAGTCTCTCCTAAGAGGGGGCATAGCCCAGAGGGCCCTGGGGTGGGAGGGCGCCATGAAGCTACTCGAGCCCCGTAGGAAGTTATTCTACGGCCAAATAGCCTCGGCCCAGAGGGAGGGAGGGACGCTTGTAATTGAAGATGTCGCCGTGCCTATTTCTAAACTCCCCGAAGCTGTCAGAGGACTGAAGAAAATAGCCGAGAAGAACGGAGTGCCGTTGCTCTTAGGCGGGCATATCGGCGATGGAAACCTCCACCCGGCCACTTGGTATAGAAGGGAAGAGGGGTTGGGCAAAGTGGAGAAATTCCTAAGAGATATGGCGGAGTTGGTATTGAAACTAAACGGCACGATCTCGGCTGAGCACGGCATTGGGACGTTGAAAAAAGAGCTAATGGCAATGGAAGTGGGGGAAGAAGTATTAAATTACATGAAAGAGTTGAAAAAAGTCTTTGACCCCCACGGAATACTTAACCCCGGGAAGATCTTGTAG